A genome region from Variovorax paradoxus includes the following:
- a CDS encoding tripartite tricarboxylate transporter substrate binding protein codes for MNAAFLNMRRRRTVLAAATLALGLGATALACAQQTAAGWPARPISLVVPFPAGGTTDVLARALADKLSQSLGQPVVVESKPGAGATLGADYVAKARPDGYTLLMGAVHHTIATSVYKKLPYDFQKDLAPVTMVALVPNVLVINAANTPAKNVAELVALAKTAPDRLAYGSNGNGTAQHLIGTQFQSLTGTRLLHVPYKGSGPLTTDLLGGQVAMSFDTITPVLQHIKGGKLRALAVTTARRSSVLPDVPTLEEAGLKGFDIGTWFGVLAPAGVPKDIVARLNAEMVKIIHSPDFAQRMQAVGAEPLGGTQEEMARQIREETARFAKLVKDGGVSID; via the coding sequence ATGAACGCTGCTTTCCTGAACATGCGCCGCCGGCGCACCGTGCTGGCCGCCGCCACGCTGGCATTGGGCCTGGGCGCCACCGCCCTGGCCTGCGCGCAGCAGACCGCGGCCGGTTGGCCGGCTCGGCCGATCAGCCTCGTCGTGCCGTTCCCCGCCGGAGGCACCACCGACGTGCTGGCCCGCGCGCTGGCCGACAAGCTCTCGCAGTCGCTGGGCCAGCCGGTGGTGGTCGAGAGCAAGCCCGGTGCCGGCGCCACGCTCGGCGCCGACTACGTGGCCAAGGCCAGGCCCGACGGCTACACGCTGCTGATGGGCGCGGTGCACCACACCATCGCCACCAGCGTCTACAAGAAGCTGCCGTACGACTTCCAGAAGGACCTGGCGCCCGTCACCATGGTGGCGCTGGTGCCCAACGTGCTGGTGATCAACGCGGCGAACACTCCGGCGAAGAACGTTGCCGAACTGGTGGCGCTGGCGAAGACCGCGCCCGACAGGCTGGCCTACGGCTCCAACGGCAACGGCACCGCGCAGCACCTGATCGGCACGCAGTTCCAGTCGCTCACCGGCACCCGGCTGCTGCACGTGCCCTACAAGGGCAGCGGGCCGCTCACCACCGACCTGCTGGGCGGGCAGGTGGCGATGTCCTTCGACACCATCACGCCCGTGCTGCAGCACATCAAGGGCGGCAAGCTGCGTGCGCTGGCCGTGACCACGGCCCGCCGCTCCTCCGTGCTGCCCGACGTGCCGACGCTGGAGGAAGCCGGCCTCAAGGGCTTCGACATCGGCACCTGGTTCGGCGTGCTCGCGCCGGCGGGCGTGCCGAAGGACATCGTGGCGCGGCTGAACGCCGAGATGGTGAAGATCATCCACTCGCCCGATTTCGCGCAGCGCATGCAGGCGGTCGGCGCCGAGCCGCTGGGCGGCACGCAGGAGGAGATGGCGCGGCAGATCCGGGAGGAGACCGCCAGGTTCGCGAAGCTGGTGAAGGACGGCGGCGTGTCGATCGACTAG
- a CDS encoding LysR family transcriptional regulator, with translation MVSPVQPADLGFFSTLAACGSLSAAARELGISTPAVSKRLAQMEARLGVTLVNRTTRRMSLTPEGELYVASARRILGEIDDMAQLLGGARGEAQGLLRVNATLGFGRSHVAPVISRFVRKHPQVEVQLQLSVNPPPLTDDAFDVCIRFGAPPEARVIARRIASNRRLLCASPAYLARAGQPRVPNDLARHRCIGIRQGDEAYGVWRLSSGRGAAQRTEAVKTRGALSTNDGEIAVNWALDGHGILMRAEWDIARYLRSGRLVQVLASYRTPDADIYAVYPQRHQLSARVRAFVDFIADALGKEEVAPSAPLSRR, from the coding sequence ATGGTTTCACCCGTCCAGCCCGCCGACCTCGGCTTCTTCTCCACGCTCGCGGCCTGCGGCAGCCTGAGCGCCGCGGCGCGCGAGCTCGGCATCAGCACGCCCGCGGTGAGCAAGCGGCTCGCGCAGATGGAAGCGCGCCTGGGCGTCACGCTCGTGAACCGAACCACCCGGCGCATGAGCCTCACGCCCGAGGGCGAGCTCTACGTGGCCAGCGCGCGGCGCATCCTCGGCGAGATCGACGACATGGCGCAATTGCTGGGCGGCGCCAGGGGCGAGGCGCAAGGCCTGCTGCGCGTCAACGCCACGCTCGGCTTCGGGCGCAGCCACGTCGCGCCGGTGATCTCCAGGTTCGTGCGAAAGCACCCGCAGGTGGAAGTGCAGCTTCAGCTGTCGGTGAATCCGCCGCCGCTGACCGACGACGCCTTCGACGTGTGCATCCGCTTCGGCGCGCCGCCCGAGGCGCGCGTGATCGCACGGCGCATCGCGTCGAACCGGCGCCTGCTGTGCGCGTCGCCCGCCTACCTCGCGCGTGCTGGCCAGCCCAGGGTGCCCAACGACCTTGCACGCCACCGCTGCATCGGCATCCGGCAGGGTGACGAGGCCTACGGCGTGTGGCGCCTGAGCAGCGGCCGTGGCGCGGCGCAGCGCACCGAGGCCGTGAAGACGCGCGGCGCACTGAGCACCAACGACGGGGAGATCGCGGTCAACTGGGCACTCGACGGCCACGGCATCCTGATGCGCGCCGAGTGGGACATCGCGCGCTACCTGCGCAGCGGCCGGCTGGTCCAGGTGCTCGCCAGCTACCGCACCCCCGACGCCGACATCTATGCCGTGTACCCGCAGCGCCACCAGCTGTCGGCGCGCGTGCGCGCGTTCGTCGACTTCATCGCCGACGCGCTCGGCAAGGAGGAGGTCGCGCCGTCTGCGCCGCTCAGCCGCCGTTGA
- a CDS encoding YciI family protein gives MFIVTLTYIRPLDELDVLMDAHIAWLKKHYESGLFLASGRQVPRKGGVILARSGDRDGLQAVLARDPFVLNGAARTDIMEFVPSMTAPGAEALKSL, from the coding sequence ATGTTCATCGTCACACTGACCTACATCCGGCCGCTCGACGAACTCGACGTGCTGATGGACGCGCACATCGCCTGGCTCAAGAAGCACTACGAAAGCGGCCTGTTCCTGGCATCGGGCCGGCAGGTGCCGCGCAAGGGCGGCGTGATCCTGGCGCGCTCGGGCGACCGCGACGGACTGCAGGCGGTGCTGGCGCGCGACCCGTTCGTGCTGAACGGTGCCGCGCGCACCGACATCATGGAGTTCGTGCCCAGCATGACCGCGCCGGGCGCGGAGGCACTCAAGAGCCTTTGA
- a CDS encoding Nramp family divalent metal transporter: MFFPLPRTATAPFCPSEVKGSVTVPQDLPFLKKLMRYAGPGLLVSVGYMDPGNWATDIEAGSRFGYGLLFVVLLASLAAMLLQTLCVRLGLVTQKDLARACRQHYPPLVNRLLWLGAELAIVACDLAEVLGSALALHLLFGVSIPVGIAITAFDTLLVLGLQGAGFRRVEAIVLGLVGTIAGCFIVELAMAPPNWFGVAMGFGPSLERLHQPGALYLAIGIVGATVMPHNLYLHSSIVQTRLVADTDAARREAVRFCTLDAVVSLSLALLVNAAIMVLAASAFHATGHREVAEIDDAYRLLEPVVGSALAATLFGIALLASGQSSTFTGTIAGQIIMEGFLDLKIPCWQRRLITRLLALGPAWFGVWWFGDGGVGKMLVLSQVVLSFQLPFAMWPLIRFTSRRDMMGDFANGPVLKSLAWLLFGVIGAANVWLVASVLNGG, translated from the coding sequence ATGTTCTTCCCGCTCCCTCGCACGGCCACCGCGCCTTTCTGTCCCTCCGAGGTCAAGGGCAGCGTGACGGTCCCGCAGGACCTGCCCTTCCTCAAAAAGCTGATGCGCTATGCCGGTCCCGGCCTGCTGGTGTCGGTGGGCTACATGGACCCGGGCAACTGGGCGACCGACATCGAGGCGGGCTCGCGCTTCGGCTACGGGCTGCTGTTCGTGGTGCTGCTCGCGAGCCTCGCGGCGATGCTGCTGCAGACGCTGTGCGTGCGCCTGGGCCTGGTCACGCAGAAGGACCTGGCGCGCGCCTGCCGGCAGCACTACCCGCCGCTGGTGAACCGCCTGCTGTGGCTCGGCGCCGAGCTGGCTATCGTGGCCTGCGACCTGGCCGAGGTGCTGGGCAGCGCGCTCGCTTTGCACCTGCTGTTCGGCGTGTCGATCCCGGTGGGCATCGCGATCACGGCGTTCGACACGCTGCTGGTGCTGGGCCTGCAGGGTGCGGGCTTTCGCCGCGTCGAGGCGATCGTGCTGGGGCTGGTGGGCACCATCGCGGGTTGCTTCATCGTCGAGTTGGCGATGGCGCCGCCCAACTGGTTCGGCGTGGCGATGGGCTTCGGCCCGAGCCTGGAGCGGCTGCACCAGCCCGGCGCGCTGTACCTGGCCATCGGCATCGTCGGCGCCACGGTGATGCCGCATAACCTGTACCTGCATTCGTCCATCGTGCAGACGCGCCTGGTGGCCGACACCGACGCGGCGCGCCGCGAGGCGGTGCGCTTCTGCACGCTCGACGCGGTGGTGTCGCTGTCGCTCGCGCTGCTGGTCAACGCCGCCATCATGGTGCTGGCGGCCAGCGCCTTCCACGCCACGGGCCACCGCGAAGTGGCAGAGATCGACGACGCCTACCGGCTGCTGGAGCCCGTCGTCGGCAGCGCGCTCGCGGCCACGCTGTTCGGCATCGCGCTGCTGGCCTCGGGGCAGAGCTCGACCTTCACCGGCACCATCGCGGGACAGATCATCATGGAAGGCTTTCTCGACCTGAAGATCCCGTGCTGGCAGCGCCGCCTGATCACGCGCCTGCTGGCGCTGGGTCCGGCCTGGTTCGGCGTGTGGTGGTTCGGCGACGGCGGCGTGGGCAAGATGCTGGTGCTCAGCCAGGTGGTGCTGAGCTTCCAGCTGCCCTTTGCGATGTGGCCGCTCATCCGCTTCACCAGCCGGCGCGACATGATGGGCGACTTCGCCAACGGGCCGGTGCTCAAGTCGCTCGCGTGGCTGCTGTTCGGCGTGATCGGCGCGGCCAACGTGTGGCTGGTGGCCTCGGTGCTCAACGGCGGCTGA
- a CDS encoding tartrate dehydrogenase, whose translation MSSYSIATIPGDGIGKEVIPAGRQVMEALAAASAGALHFTFEDFGWGGDWFRAHGEMMPADGLDALRKKDAILFGSAGDPHIPDHITLWGLRLKICQGFDQYANVRPTRILPGIDGPLKRCAPGQLDWVIVRENSEGEYAGVGGRVHQGHPIEAATDVSMMTRAGVERIMRFAFRLAGSRPRKLLTVVTKSNAQRHAMVMWDEIALQISKEFPDVTWDKELVDACTARMVNRPATLDTIVATNLHADILSDLAAALAGSLGIAPTGNIDPERRYPSMFEPIHGSAFDIMGKGLANPVGTFWSVVMLLEHLGESEAARRVMQAVEHVTADPSLHTRDLGGNATTAQVTRAVCAHIAGEPVRLAA comes from the coding sequence ATGAGCAGCTACAGCATTGCCACCATTCCGGGCGACGGCATCGGCAAGGAAGTGATTCCCGCGGGGCGCCAGGTGATGGAGGCGCTGGCCGCGGCTTCCGCAGGCGCCCTTCATTTCACCTTCGAGGACTTCGGCTGGGGCGGCGACTGGTTTCGCGCACACGGCGAGATGATGCCGGCCGACGGCCTGGACGCATTGCGCAAGAAGGACGCGATTCTTTTCGGCTCCGCCGGCGACCCGCACATTCCCGACCACATCACGCTGTGGGGCCTGCGCCTGAAGATCTGCCAGGGCTTCGACCAGTACGCCAACGTGCGGCCCACGCGCATCCTGCCGGGCATCGACGGGCCGCTCAAGCGCTGCGCGCCGGGCCAGCTCGACTGGGTGATCGTGCGCGAGAACTCCGAGGGCGAATACGCCGGCGTCGGCGGCCGCGTGCACCAGGGCCACCCCATCGAGGCGGCCACCGACGTGAGCATGATGACCCGCGCGGGTGTGGAGCGCATCATGCGCTTCGCCTTCAGGCTGGCCGGCTCGCGGCCACGCAAGCTGCTCACCGTGGTGACCAAGAGCAACGCGCAGCGCCATGCGATGGTGATGTGGGACGAGATCGCGCTGCAGATCTCGAAGGAGTTCCCCGATGTGACGTGGGACAAGGAACTGGTCGACGCCTGCACCGCGCGCATGGTCAACCGCCCGGCCACGCTGGACACCATCGTGGCGACCAACCTGCACGCCGACATCCTCAGCGACCTGGCGGCCGCACTGGCGGGCAGCCTCGGCATCGCGCCCACCGGCAACATCGACCCCGAGCGCCGCTACCCGTCGATGTTCGAGCCGATCCACGGTTCGGCCTTCGACATCATGGGCAAGGGACTGGCCAACCCGGTCGGCACGTTCTGGTCGGTCGTGATGCTGCTGGAGCACCTGGGCGAGAGCGAGGCCGCGCGTCGCGTGATGCAGGCGGTGGAGCATGTCACGGCCGATCCGTCGCTGCACACGCGCGACCTGGGCGGCAACGCCACCACCGCGCAGGTGACGCGCGCCGTGTGCGCGCACATTGCCGGCGAGCCCGTGCGGCTCGCGGCCTGA
- a CDS encoding pirin family protein, producing MSEEDNKSLSPIVQIAPLGFPWQTIDPFLFCVYHDDAYPQGNGRMGPAASLAGRQIGQDFSRKDGWSMYHGDAVPGFPSHPHRGFETVTIVRKGLVDHSDSLGATARFGGGDVQWLTAGKGIVHSEMFPLLDAAAPNPLELFQIWLNLPARSKMAEPHFTMFWSDAIPRFASDDAKGGRTEVAVIAGRLGDAAAGTQPIQPLAPPPDSWAAQADADVAIWTLKMAPGAQWTLPAAAGEGTRRMLYFFKGAAANVAGRRVQGPVAIELRADMAVELANGPDDTAEFLVLQGRPIAEPVVQYGPFVMNTQAEISQTMADYRRTQFGGWPFGDTAPVHGMQAARFARHPGGREELPAPPAAAVKGS from the coding sequence ATGTCCGAAGAAGACAACAAGAGCCTCAGCCCCATCGTGCAGATCGCGCCCCTCGGCTTTCCGTGGCAGACGATCGACCCGTTCCTGTTCTGCGTCTACCACGACGACGCCTACCCGCAGGGCAACGGCCGGATGGGCCCGGCCGCCTCGCTGGCCGGCCGCCAGATCGGCCAGGACTTCAGCCGCAAGGACGGCTGGAGCATGTACCACGGCGACGCCGTGCCGGGCTTTCCCTCGCACCCGCACCGCGGCTTCGAGACGGTGACCATCGTGCGCAAGGGCCTGGTGGATCATTCCGACTCGCTGGGCGCCACCGCGCGCTTCGGCGGCGGCGACGTGCAGTGGCTCACGGCCGGCAAGGGCATCGTGCATTCGGAGATGTTCCCGCTGCTCGATGCCGCTGCGCCCAACCCGCTGGAGCTGTTCCAGATCTGGCTGAACCTGCCCGCCCGGAGCAAGATGGCCGAGCCGCACTTCACCATGTTCTGGTCGGACGCGATCCCGCGCTTCGCATCGGACGACGCGAAGGGCGGGCGCACCGAGGTCGCCGTGATCGCCGGCCGCCTGGGCGATGCCGCGGCCGGAACGCAGCCGATCCAGCCGCTGGCGCCGCCGCCCGACTCGTGGGCCGCGCAGGCCGACGCCGACGTGGCCATCTGGACGCTGAAGATGGCGCCCGGCGCGCAGTGGACGCTGCCCGCCGCCGCGGGCGAGGGCACGCGCCGCATGCTGTACTTCTTCAAGGGCGCGGCGGCGAACGTCGCGGGTCGGCGCGTACAGGGCCCGGTGGCCATCGAGCTGCGTGCGGACATGGCCGTGGAACTGGCCAACGGCCCCGACGACACCGCCGAATTCCTCGTGCTGCAGGGCCGCCCGATCGCCGAGCCGGTGGTGCAGTACGGCCCGTTCGTGATGAACACGCAGGCCGAGATCAGCCAGACCATGGCGGACTACCGCCGCACGCAGTTCGGCGGCTGGCCCTTCGGCGATACGGCGCCGGTGCACGGCATGCAGGCGGCGCGCTTCGCCAGGCACCCGGGCGGGCGCGAAGAGCTGCCCGCACCGCCGGCGGCTGCGGTCAAAGGCTCTTGA